Proteins encoded by one window of Dryocola sp. LX212:
- the fadI gene encoding acetyl-CoA C-acyltransferase FadI, protein MSKALPLVTRQGDRIAIVSGLRTPFAKQATAFHGIPAIDLGNMVVSELLARSEISPEVIEQLVFGQVVQMPEAPNIAREIVLGTGMSVHTDAYSVSRACATSFQAVANVAESLLAGTIRAGIAGGADSSSVLPIGVSKKLGRTLVDVNKARTLGQRLKLFSKLRPRDLLPVPPAVAEYSTGLRMGDTAEQMAKTHGITREQQDALAHRSHLRAAQAWQEGKLSDEVMTAFIPPYRQPFAEDNNVRKSSSLEDYAKLRPAFDRKHGTVTAANSTPLTDGAAAIILMTESRARELGLKPLGFLRSYAFTAVDVWKDMLLGPAWATPLALERAGITLADLTLFDMHEAFAAQTLANLKMLSSERFARDVLGRAHATGEVDDAKFNVLGGSIAYGHPFAATGARMITQTLHELRRRGGGLGLVTACAAGGLGAAMVLEVE, encoded by the coding sequence ATGAGTAAGGCACTTCCGCTGGTTACCCGTCAGGGCGATCGCATTGCTATCGTCAGCGGTTTACGCACGCCGTTTGCAAAACAGGCGACAGCTTTTCACGGTATTCCCGCCATCGATCTTGGCAATATGGTGGTCAGCGAACTGCTGGCACGCAGCGAAATATCCCCGGAAGTGATTGAGCAGCTCGTTTTCGGCCAGGTTGTGCAGATGCCGGAAGCGCCAAATATTGCTCGTGAAATCGTGCTCGGCACCGGCATGAGCGTGCACACCGATGCCTATAGCGTTAGCCGTGCGTGCGCGACAAGTTTCCAGGCCGTGGCGAACGTGGCGGAAAGTTTACTTGCCGGGACGATTCGCGCGGGGATCGCGGGTGGGGCAGACTCATCCTCCGTTTTGCCGATTGGCGTGAGTAAAAAGCTTGGCCGTACTCTCGTGGATGTGAACAAAGCCCGCACGCTCGGGCAGCGACTCAAACTATTCTCTAAGCTTCGCCCTCGCGATTTACTGCCTGTTCCTCCGGCGGTAGCAGAGTATTCGACCGGATTACGCATGGGCGATACCGCCGAACAAATGGCGAAAACGCATGGTATTACCCGTGAACAGCAGGATGCCCTGGCCCATCGTTCTCATCTTCGTGCGGCGCAGGCATGGCAGGAAGGCAAGCTGTCGGATGAAGTGATGACGGCGTTTATCCCTCCTTATCGCCAGCCTTTTGCGGAAGATAACAACGTGCGCAAAAGTTCTTCACTGGAAGATTACGCAAAACTACGGCCTGCTTTCGATCGTAAACACGGCACGGTAACCGCGGCCAACAGCACGCCGCTGACCGACGGGGCCGCTGCCATAATACTGATGACGGAATCGCGTGCTCGTGAGCTCGGCCTTAAGCCGCTTGGTTTTCTGCGCAGCTATGCGTTTACCGCAGTAGACGTCTGGAAAGACATGCTTCTTGGCCCGGCCTGGGCTACGCCGCTGGCGCTGGAGCGCGCCGGGATCACGCTTGCCGATCTGACCCTTTTTGATATGCATGAAGCCTTCGCGGCGCAGACGCTTGCCAATTTGAAAATGCTTTCCAGCGAGCGCTTTGCCCGCGATGTTCTTGGACGCGCTCACGCTACGGGAGAAGTAGACGATGCTAAATTTAACGTGCTCGGCGGCTCGATTGCCTACGGCCACCCGTTTGCGGCCACGGGCGCGCGCATGATTACCCAGACGCTGCATGAACTGCGCCGTCGCGGCGGTGGGCTTGGGTTGGTGACGGCCTGTGCCGCCGGTGGCCTCGGCGCAGCTATGGTACTGGAGGTCGAATAA